The Pseudomonas sp. S06B 330 genome contains the following window.
GGCTTTAGGTGCCTCTCGAGCGACTGGTCAGGTCATAGGGTTAGCTACCGAATTCGTAGTGCCTTTAACTACTGCATCTATGTACAACGCATTTCGAGTTTCCTCGGTTCGTGCTGGAAGAATGAGTATTGCTACAAGCGAGAAGCCGTTACATGCACCGAATAACAGCGTCGGTGGGCATACTGAAAAACTCCACTTCCAAAAAGATATTGCAGCATTACAGTGGCGTTTGAAAAAGGTGAAATCAGCTGCTGTAATGTCCACATTTGAAAAAATGGATATCGCAGAATTGGCTATTAGCCAAGCACTGAAAGCAAACAAACTTAGAATTCTGATGTACTCCAAAACTCAGTTTATTCGTAAGAGCAATCGCCTAGTCTTGGAGTTCGATGCGAAACAGAATGTAGGCTGGGGTATCTATCGTTCAGCTCCGAATGTTCCAGTTCCTATGACAAAGGTGAGGGTTGTTATAGAATTCGTTGAGTTCAATTATATGCCAAGATACATCCTTACTGCCTTTCCAATACCTTGAGATTTTTGTAATGCGCGGATATATGGAGTTGATAGGCTTTATGAAGGATTTGGGTGATGGGATACTCGATTATCTACCTGAAGATCAACGGGCTGGACAGCTTAGCGTCGAAGAGATAATCGAACGATGGATGGTGAAAAAAACGTATTGCTCTGCCCTTTCGCTAAGGAAGGATATAACCACTTATATAAAGCTTCAACGGTCAGGTGATTTTTCAGTTGATGAGATTCTGTCCTGGTACGACCTTTGCTTCATTCCTGAAAGATTGGGTGTTGAAGAGCATGTTTTTTTTACCGGTATCCTTGATTTAATCGACTTTCATATTGAAAAAAAGAGGAAAGCTATTTTTGTTAAATATTTTGGTTGGATCGGTTACAGATGAAGACTTGGGTGTGTGCTAAGGGGGCTAACGGCTTCTGTGGTGACTAAAGCGGTGACAAAAGCTATTGAAACAAAGCTGTTTATGTTGAATTTTTGTGTCGCCAGAGGCTTTCCACCCAGACATTTGGCCAAGGGATGTTTCTGTGCGACAGGCGGTGTTTGTAAGCGGGGCAGTGGTGCGGGCCACAAGGGTAGCCTCCAATATCGAAACGGACCTCTATCCTTGGATTACAAGGTTCGATACACCTGGCGGCGCACCTCAACTTGCCTGCTAACCCGATGAACGTTAGGCTTCACCGGTCGCTGCAAAATCAGCGATCGGGTTTGGTCGCCCGAACTAGCAAAATGCAAAAGCTCTCATCCACGAATGCTGACGTTTTTTTCGTCCGCATCTTCGTGCTATGGCGGCTGTGCGCGGGAGGCATTCGTGCCTGCCGGGTTTGCCTTTTGCCCCGGTCGACCAACCTGCGTACAGCTGTCACCCAATTTGTTTGGTCGCAAGGCGGTGGCAGCTCCACAGCAAAAGGAGCGTCACAATGACAAAAATAGTTCCCGATCCCCCGCAATCCCTCTTCGGCAAGACTGCCACAACCACCTTCGGCTCGTGTGATGCCGGACACCCGCCTTTGTTCACCGTACGCGATGGCATTGAAGCTGAAGACGCATTGGTCCATGCCTCGCAGCTTTTGGAGGGTATCTACGATACGGCTCAGCAGGCTTGCGAGCATATTCATGGGCTGCCCAAGAAGGGCCTGCTCTGGTCCACCCTGCACTCGGCTGAGATGGCCAAGGGCTTGGTCGATGCCGTGCTGGATGGGATTGATAGTGAGGCGTTGAGGCGTAAAGGGCTCGAATAGTTCGCTTCGAGTGAGTCGGCGATGCGAGGTTGGGATTTACTCGCCCCGGGGCTGCCTGGCAGCCCGTCGTCTTGATTGCTTTGGTGGGTGCGAGAGGCTCGAGTGAAACGCGCGGTGGGTATATGAAGCGATGGCGCTCCGTCGGTAGGTCAGCAGGGCTACTTGCCCATCGAGCCACATTAGGTCACTGTAAAGACTATTGTCATTACAGGAGGCCGATGCCATGGCGTCTATCAATGTTCGTATCGACGACGATCTCAAAGCACGCGCCTATCGTGAGCTTGAAAAGCTGGGTGTTACGCCTTCCGAGCTGATGCGCCAAGCGCTGCAATACGTAGCAGAGCGCGGTCAGTTGCCTTTCAAGCCGGTATTGATGACTGAGGATGATGAGGCCCTGCTTGCCAAGGTGCGCGAACGTCTTGCTGCACCTCAGCGGGTAAAGGTTTCGCTGGATGACCTATAGTCTTGAATTCGATGCGCGGGCACTTAAGGAATGGCACAAGCTCGGCGACACGGTGCGCCAGCAATTCAAGAAAAAACTGACTGCGGTTTTGCTCAATCCCCGTATTGAAGCGAATCGGCTGCATAGCTTGCCGGATTGCTACAAGATCAAGTTGCGCAGCAGCGGGTATAGGTTGGTCTACCAGGTCATCGATCAGGAGATCGTGGTGTTTGTGGTCGCGGTGGATAAATGGGAAAGGGAGCAGGTTTATCGCAAGGCGGCTGAGCGGTTGAGCGAGTGAACCTGGCTTTCGCTGATATCCATTCCAGCGGGGCAGAGGCTAGT
Protein-coding sequences here:
- a CDS encoding RNase A-like domain-containing protein, with amino-acid sequence MSDDGSFRAILNFAQMAAVLTHESLTPAEMMSNRIFGSLRLVGGIIELAGSGVLCAIPEPTMISKVGCVAMGVHASDQLSAASTQIVTGKQTDSYAFKAGATAAEALGASRATGQVIGLATEFVVPLTTASMYNAFRVSSVRAGRMSIATSEKPLHAPNNSVGGHTEKLHFQKDIAALQWRLKKVKSAAVMSTFEKMDIAELAISQALKANKLRILMYSKTQFIRKSNRLVLEFDAKQNVGWGIYRSAPNVPVPMTKVRVVIEFVEFNYMPRYILTAFPIP
- a CDS encoding DUF6124 family protein, with product MTKIVPDPPQSLFGKTATTTFGSCDAGHPPLFTVRDGIEAEDALVHASQLLEGIYDTAQQACEHIHGLPKKGLLWSTLHSAEMAKGLVDAVLDGIDSEALRRKGLE
- a CDS encoding type II toxin-antitoxin system RelB/DinJ family antitoxin → MASINVRIDDDLKARAYRELEKLGVTPSELMRQALQYVAERGQLPFKPVLMTEDDEALLAKVRERLAAPQRVKVSLDDL
- a CDS encoding type II toxin-antitoxin system RelE family toxin, encoding MTYSLEFDARALKEWHKLGDTVRQQFKKKLTAVLLNPRIEANRLHSLPDCYKIKLRSSGYRLVYQVIDQEIVVFVVAVDKWEREQVYRKAAERLSE